Part of the Gallalistipes aquisgranensis genome, AATGGTGAAGCCGGGGCCGGACAGTTGGATGCCTTCGCGTTGGTTGAATTCTAATTCGGGTTACGGAACGGGACAATCGGTCTGCGGATTCAGCCAAACCCATGTCAGCGGCACCGGAGGAGCTGCGAAATATGGGCATTTTCGGGTAATGCCCATGATCGGAGATGTGAACCGGCGGGATTGCTCCGAACCTGTGAGGGATGAGATTGCCGCTCCCGGTTATTATGCTGCCACGCTTGCGGGGTCCGAAATCCGTTGTGAGCTGACGCTTACTCCTCATGTGGCATATCACCGCTATACGGCAGGCCGCGGTGATTCTCTTAATGTTTTATTCGATGTATCCTCGTTGCTGGACAAAGGTTCTACGCCGCAGCATCTGCTTGAAAGCGGGGTTGAGATACTCTCCCCCCGGGAGATGACCGGCTATTGCCGGTCAGAAGGAGGATGGAATGAAGGTGCTCCCTATACAGTCTATTTCTATGCCCGGTTTGACCTGGAAGCTTCCGGGTGGGGAACATTTCGGGAAGGCCGTCTTTCAAGGGGAAATTGTATCGAACGATCCATCAATCCGCATGACCATACCCGGAAAGCCGCTTACATGACTTTCCCGCTCGGGGCTGATCGGACGGTAACTTTAAAGATGGGTATTTCTTTTGTAAGCGGACAGAAGGCTCGGGAGAATTACGAAGCCGAAGCGGGAGATCTTTCGTTCGACCGGGCCAGGGCAAAGGCCCGGGAAATGTGGAATACCTATCTCGGAAGATTGGATGTAAAGTGTTCCGATCCGGGTGTACGCACTATGATTTATAATGGTCTTTATCGGGCATTGCTGATGCCGGTAGACCGAACCGGAGAGATGCCCGGCTGGGGGAATACGGTTTGTTACGATGATTTTTATGCGATTTGGGATACGTTTCGTACGGCGCTTCCTCTTCTCGGACTGATCGCTCCTGAGAAACTGGCCGATATGGTGAATGCACTGGTCTCAATCGGAGAGCGTGAGGGATTCATGCCCGATGCCCGAAGCGGCAATTGGACGGGACTGACACAGGGGGGAAGTAATTGTGATGTGGTGATCGCCGATGCTTATGTGAAAAAAATAGGAGGGATTGATTACAGGGCGGCGTGGAGGCAGATGAGGCGCAATGCGGAGATGGAGCCCGATGCACCGCGACGTTATGGCCGCGGAGGAGTTGTGCAGTTTGATACATTGGGATATGTCAGCGATCGTTTCGAAAGAAGCGGAACCCGTCAGATGGAATATGCCTATTGTGATTTTGCTCTGTGGCAGTTGGCCAAAGGATTGGGCGATACGGCCGCTGTCGTCCGTTATCTGGACCGTTCCCGTCGTTGGACGGCTCTTTGGAATCCGGATGCCGAAGATTCGGGATTCAGGGGATTTGTCTGGCCGAAACAGGA contains:
- a CDS encoding GH92 family glycosyl hydrolase, which gives rise to MRTACFFLFVFEIVNAFSLCAQNVAEDAVDPFHGADNRGNTFVGAAMPFSMVKPGPDSWMPSRWLNSNSGYGTGQSVCGFSQTHVSGTGGAAKYGHFRVMPMIGDVNRRDCSEPVRDEIAAPGYYAATLAGSEIRCELTLTPHVAYHRYTAGRGDSLNVLFDVSSLLDKGSTPQHLLESGVEILSPREMTGYCRSEGGWNEGAPYTVYFYARFDLEASGWGTFREGRLSRGNCIERSINPHDHTRKAAYMTFPLGADRTVTLKMGISFVSGQKARENYEAEAGDLSFDRARAKAREMWNTYLGRLDVKCSDPGVRTMIYNGLYRALLMPVDRTGEMPGWGNTVCYDDFYAIWDTFRTALPLLGLIAPEKLADMVNALVSIGEREGFMPDARSGNWTGLTQGGSNCDVVIADAYVKKIGGIDYRAAWRQMRRNAEMEPDAPRRYGRGGVVQFDTLGYVSDRFERSGTRQMEYAYCDFALWQLAKGLGDTAAVVRYLDRSRRWTALWNPDAEDSGFRGFVWPKQENGIWREKFSALTVGSWRGVFYEGTSWQYSLYAPHDVERLIALCGGREEFVRRLDFFFEKGFAGEKGFYNVGNEPSFLTPCLYIWAGRYDLTACRVREIGDRYYRPGRAGLPGNDDSGAMSSWYAFHALGLYPNAGQDYYLLTSPRIEHAELCLPEGKTFRIIVRHAAPDHIYIRSARLNGHPINRAWIRHAEIVAGGELELTMGAEPSGFGRKNLPPSLPLSGECPNSR